A portion of the Calothrix sp. 336/3 genome contains these proteins:
- a CDS encoding AMIN domain-containing protein, whose product MIQAKLDNKVVNSRHGLLFKVLLAGSAMIILGTEHTLAAPVAKLEDWRFSPEANQLEITLSAAIQPQYFYLAQPPRLVVDLPGTKLGYVATRQNYSGNIQSIRVSQLNADVTRIVMDLAPTAMLVPNQVQLQPLSSQNPTRWVLRSQITAVPGNFADTPPSQNYGNVAAPLKNPLTPNNNWQNNSPPSIENYNNSDPSVPTVSPSFTTLPSTVNNSQTVPFVTVPPLSQDSFSPLNNSPLPPATFPLPSGNVNAVPFPTPTLYTPNNTNRPENNYLDNQPIEFGQPLPNSTP is encoded by the coding sequence ATGATACAGGCGAAGTTAGATAATAAGGTTGTTAATTCTAGGCATGGGTTATTGTTCAAGGTATTACTGGCTGGAAGTGCCATGATAATTCTGGGAACAGAACATACCTTAGCTGCACCAGTGGCAAAATTAGAAGACTGGCGATTTTCTCCCGAAGCAAATCAACTAGAAATTACCCTTTCTGCTGCCATCCAACCACAATATTTTTATCTTGCCCAACCTCCGCGCTTAGTCGTGGATTTACCGGGAACAAAATTAGGTTATGTGGCGACTCGACAAAATTATTCTGGCAATATTCAAAGTATCCGTGTTTCTCAGTTAAACGCAGATGTGACTCGAATTGTCATGGATTTAGCACCGACAGCCATGTTAGTACCCAATCAGGTACAGTTACAACCGCTTTCCTCCCAAAATCCTACCCGTTGGGTATTGCGTTCCCAGATAACTGCTGTACCAGGAAATTTTGCTGATACCCCTCCCAGTCAAAATTATGGTAATGTCGCAGCACCTCTAAAGAATCCCCTGACACCAAATAATAATTGGCAAAATAACTCACCTCCCAGTATCGAAAATTACAATAATTCCGACCCTTCTGTTCCTACCGTCTCCCCATCTTTCACTACCCTGCCCAGCACGGTTAACAATTCCCAAACAGTCCCCTTTGTCACCGTACCACCGCTATCACAGGATAGTTTCAGCCCCCTCAACAATTCACCCCTTCCTCCTGCAACTTTTCCTCTGCCCTCTGGAAACGTCAATGCAGTTCCTTTCCCTACACCCACTTTATATACACCAAATAATACAAACAGACCGGAGAATAATTACTTAGACAATCAGCCCATCGAATTTGGGCAACCCTTACCCAATTCCACTCCTTAA
- a CDS encoding phycobilisome rod-core linker polypeptide translates to MSVKASGGSSVARPQLYQTLAVATISQAEQQDRFLGAGELGELARYFASGAKRLEIAQTLTENSEIIVSRAANRIFVGGSPMAFLEKPMAEPSPEMAIAVAAGSDVRRGMELGTVTYVESRGGFLENLRSIFNSSPSGPAPAGFRPINIARYGPSNMAKSLRDLSWFLRYATYAIVAGDPNIIAVNTRGLREIIENACSTEATIVALQEIKAAALSFFRKDAEATEIVSQYMDVLLTEFKEATPSTKVRQRPSTDQQGLQLPQIYFNAAERRPKFVMKTGLSSSEKIEVVKAAYRQIFERDITRAYSLSISYLESQVKNGDISMKEFVRRLGKSPLYRKQFYEPFINSRALELAFRHFLGRGPSSREEVQKYFDIVSKGGLSKLIDALVDSEEYSDYFGEETVPYLRGLGQEAQECRNWGPQQDLFKYSAPFRKIPQFLTTFVDYNQPLPDQHVYGSGNDPLEIQFGAIFSKETRNPSNRPAPFGKDTKRILIHQGAGINNQNSNPAARGEFPGTLGPKVFRLDQVPRTLSKGTGKGASVKFSESSTQKVIRATYLQVFGREVYEGQRLKVQEIKLENGEISVREFVRALAKSDLFRKMYWTPLYVCKAVEYIHRRLLGRPTYGRQENNKYFDICAKKGFYALVDAILNSPEYSEAFGEDTVPYERYLTPQGVSQRKLRTGSIREDVGTGKVEKQTVPMFVQLAEAGGDRSEPDIQNRVSQGVTKKREQTKVFKLTNTIDKVTVEIVIGAAYRQIFERDIAPYVVTSREFKVLESRLGNGEINVKEFIEGLGGSSLYLKEFYTPYPNTKVIELGTKHFLGRAPLDQAEIRKYNQILATQGIKAFINAMVNSSEYIQAFGEDTVPYNRYLTLPAANFPNTQKLYNQLTKQNKDVLVPSFESSKSRMNVAQMPLMAQAIADMAAKTRDFAELGRSSQKDAPVSANTQRKPTRIYRMTAGANPVEMLQVTNAIYIQIMDVFGDQVPSEFRCPELERKLHNGEISVREFVRQLATSEIYHQRFCSSYPSAKVVEFLFRHLLGRAPATQAEILEYKHLLTDSGLKAAVAAMLASPEYDRYFGEDVVPYNRFPSLPAGNYLGSVQATTDLV, encoded by the coding sequence ATGAGTGTTAAGGCAAGTGGTGGAAGCTCTGTTGCGCGTCCGCAACTATATCAAACCCTAGCTGTAGCAACTATTTCCCAAGCAGAGCAACAAGACCGCTTCTTGGGTGCCGGTGAACTAGGTGAGTTGGCAAGATATTTTGCCTCTGGTGCAAAACGTTTAGAAATTGCTCAAACTCTCACGGAAAATTCCGAGATCATCGTATCTCGTGCTGCCAACCGGATTTTTGTTGGTGGTTCACCCATGGCTTTCTTAGAAAAACCCATGGCAGAGCCAAGCCCAGAAATGGCGATCGCAGTAGCTGCGGGCAGTGATGTCAGAAGAGGAATGGAACTAGGGACAGTCACCTACGTGGAATCCCGTGGTGGCTTCTTAGAAAATCTCCGTTCTATCTTTAACTCCTCCCCCAGTGGTCCCGCTCCTGCGGGTTTCCGTCCGATTAACATCGCTCGGTATGGTCCGAGCAACATGGCAAAAAGTCTGCGGGACTTATCCTGGTTCCTACGCTATGCTACCTACGCGATCGTTGCTGGTGACCCCAATATCATCGCGGTAAATACTCGTGGTTTGCGGGAAATCATTGAAAACGCTTGTTCCACAGAAGCAACAATTGTGGCTTTACAAGAAATCAAAGCCGCAGCCCTATCCTTCTTCCGCAAAGATGCTGAGGCAACAGAAATTGTTTCCCAGTACATGGATGTATTGCTGACTGAATTCAAGGAAGCTACACCCTCAACAAAAGTAAGACAACGTCCCTCCACTGACCAGCAAGGGTTACAACTGCCCCAGATTTACTTCAATGCGGCAGAACGTCGTCCCAAGTTTGTCATGAAGACAGGACTGTCGTCCTCGGAAAAAATCGAAGTTGTCAAAGCTGCTTACCGTCAAATATTTGAGCGCGATATTACCCGTGCTTACAGCTTGTCGATATCTTATTTAGAATCCCAGGTGAAAAACGGCGACATCTCCATGAAAGAGTTTGTCCGTCGTCTCGGTAAGTCTCCCCTATACCGCAAGCAATTTTACGAACCATTTATCAATAGCCGCGCTTTAGAATTGGCATTCCGCCACTTCCTAGGACGTGGTCCGAGCAGTCGGGAAGAAGTACAAAAATACTTTGATATCGTTTCTAAAGGTGGTCTATCTAAGCTCATTGATGCCTTAGTAGATTCTGAGGAATATTCTGATTACTTCGGTGAAGAAACCGTACCCTACCTGCGTGGTTTGGGTCAAGAAGCGCAAGAATGCCGTAACTGGGGTCCTCAACAAGACCTATTCAAATACAGCGCACCCTTCCGCAAAATCCCCCAATTCCTCACTACCTTTGTTGACTACAATCAACCCCTACCCGACCAACACGTATATGGTTCTGGTAATGACCCCTTAGAAATTCAGTTTGGTGCTATTTTCTCCAAGGAGACACGCAACCCCAGCAACCGTCCTGCTCCCTTTGGTAAGGATACTAAGCGGATTTTGATTCACCAAGGTGCGGGGATTAACAACCAAAATAGCAATCCTGCTGCCCGTGGTGAATTCCCTGGTACTCTCGGTCCCAAGGTCTTCCGTTTGGATCAGGTTCCCAGAACTCTCAGCAAAGGTACTGGCAAGGGTGCGAGTGTCAAATTCTCAGAAAGTTCCACCCAAAAAGTCATTCGTGCGACCTACTTACAAGTATTTGGTCGGGAAGTTTACGAAGGACAACGGCTGAAGGTTCAAGAAATTAAACTGGAAAACGGCGAAATTTCGGTTCGGGAGTTTGTCCGTGCATTGGCGAAGTCAGACCTCTTCCGGAAGATGTACTGGACTCCTTTATATGTCTGTAAGGCAGTGGAATATATCCACCGTCGCCTGTTAGGTCGTCCAACCTACGGTCGCCAGGAAAATAACAAATACTTTGATATCTGTGCTAAGAAGGGCTTCTACGCTCTGGTAGATGCAATTCTCAATAGCCCAGAATATAGCGAAGCTTTTGGTGAAGATACTGTTCCCTACGAACGCTACCTCACACCCCAAGGTGTATCCCAACGGAAGTTGCGGACAGGCAGTATTCGGGAAGATGTTGGCACTGGCAAGGTCGAAAAACAAACAGTACCAATGTTTGTCCAACTGGCAGAAGCTGGTGGCGATCGCAGCGAACCAGACATTCAGAACCGGGTCAGCCAAGGTGTCACCAAGAAACGGGAACAAACCAAGGTCTTCAAATTAACCAACACCATTGACAAAGTCACCGTCGAAATCGTCATTGGTGCTGCCTACCGTCAGATTTTCGAGCGGGATATTGCCCCCTACGTTGTCACCTCCCGTGAATTTAAAGTCCTAGAAAGTCGTCTAGGTAACGGTGAAATCAACGTGAAGGAATTCATTGAAGGTTTGGGTGGCTCTAGCCTATACCTGAAAGAGTTCTACACTCCCTATCCCAACACCAAGGTCATTGAGTTAGGAACCAAGCACTTCCTCGGACGTGCCCCCTTAGACCAAGCGGAAATTCGCAAGTATAACCAAATACTCGCAACCCAAGGCATCAAAGCTTTCATCAATGCCATGGTGAACAGTTCGGAATATATCCAAGCCTTTGGTGAAGATACAGTTCCCTATAACCGTTACCTGACATTGCCGGCGGCTAACTTCCCCAACACTCAGAAACTGTATAACCAGTTGACGAAACAAAACAAGGATGTATTAGTTCCCAGCTTTGAATCGTCAAAATCACGGATGAATGTTGCCCAAATGCCACTCATGGCTCAGGCGATCGCAGATATGGCAGCCAAAACCCGTGACTTTGCAGAATTGGGTCGTTCCTCTCAAAAAGATGCCCCAGTTAGTGCCAATACCCAGCGCAAACCGACCAGAATCTATCGGATGACTGCCGGTGCTAACCCAGTAGAAATGCTTCAGGTAACCAACGCAATTTACATTCAAATCATGGATGTGTTTGGCGACCAAGTTCCCAGTGAATTCCGTTGCCCAGAACTTGAGCGCAAACTACACAACGGGGAAATCTCCGTACGTGAGTTTGTCAGACAGTTGGCAACTTCCGAAATCTATCACCAGCGTTTCTGTAGCTCCTATCCCAGCGCCAAGGTAGTGGAATTCCTCTTCCGTCACCTCCTCGGACGCGCCCCAGCTACCCAGGCAGAAATCCTTGAGTATAAGCATTTACTCACCGATAGTGGTCTGAAAGCTGCGGTTGCTGCCATGTTGGCTAGCCCAGAATACGATCGCTATTTTGGTGAAGATGTTGTACCCTACAATCGCTTCCCATCCCTACCTGCTGGTAATTACCTCGGTAGTGTGCAAGCAACAACAGACTTGGTGTAA
- a CDS encoding cation:proton antiporter, translating into MHTVVAVLLEVLIVIGLSRLVGLAFRWINQPLVIGEIVAGIMLGPSLFGLLAPDLAATLFPPETVPFLNMLSQVGLIFFMFLIGLELNPKYLKGNLDIAILTSHVSILVPFSLGSLLAILLYPLVSNGSVSFTAFALFLGAAMSITAFPVLARIITENNLQSTRLGTLALTCAAVDDVTAWCVLALAIAVAREGSIAGAIPTIIESVLYIGLMVTLGRSLLSRLAVYYRRTGRLSQFALAGIYVGVVASALITELIGIHLIFGAFLLGAIMPKNEALVRELAVKTEDFVLIFLLPIFFAYSGLKTQIGLLNRPELWGLCLAVLAVAIAGKYVGTYAAARVSGISKREASALGWLMNTRGLTELIVLNIGLELGVISPLLFTMLVIMALVTTFMTSPLLEWTYPKKLIKLDMVETDVVGDGENLSDGDIHSKPYRILVPVANPDTQKGLVQLAAAIAINHTQPAAVNPLSLIELEEDYAFESTPEEANRLIIQRRQQLEELIQRLEPPTVRSYIHPIIRISNNVARETSQIATLEEADLILVGWHRPAFSNNRLGGRVGQILTSVSIDVAVFIDKGEERIESILVPYSGNIHDDLALILALRLLINRDTCRLEILQVLGENQTNQDLSHELDSMMEKLPQNVRDRIHIQSVASTEPIHTVVSASETVDLTIAGTSRAWGIERQTLGRYTDELAIHCRSSLLITRRHSQVTSHLTSILPEVTSVEV; encoded by the coding sequence ATGCACACAGTTGTTGCTGTTTTGCTAGAGGTACTGATTGTAATTGGTCTGTCACGGCTGGTAGGGCTTGCCTTTAGGTGGATTAATCAACCACTGGTAATTGGAGAAATCGTTGCCGGAATTATGCTTGGTCCTTCTCTATTTGGTTTGTTAGCACCAGATTTAGCAGCTACCTTATTTCCTCCAGAAACAGTACCTTTCCTGAATATGTTGTCTCAGGTAGGGCTGATATTTTTCATGTTTTTGATTGGGTTAGAGTTAAATCCTAAATACCTGAAGGGAAATTTAGATATTGCAATTCTTACTTCCCATGTGAGTATTTTAGTGCCCTTTTCCTTGGGAAGTTTATTGGCAATACTGCTTTACCCTTTAGTTTCAAATGGGAGTGTATCTTTCACTGCTTTTGCTTTATTTTTAGGGGCAGCAATGTCAATTACAGCCTTTCCTGTACTGGCAAGAATTATCACTGAAAATAATTTACAAAGTACAAGGTTAGGAACTTTAGCATTAACTTGTGCAGCAGTGGATGATGTGACAGCATGGTGTGTGTTAGCGTTAGCGATCGCCGTTGCTAGGGAAGGTTCCATTGCCGGAGCAATTCCCACCATTATTGAGAGTGTGCTGTATATTGGCTTGATGGTGACTCTGGGACGTTCGTTACTGTCACGTTTAGCAGTATATTATCGTCGGACAGGACGTTTGAGTCAATTTGCCTTGGCTGGAATTTACGTGGGGGTTGTAGCTTCGGCATTAATTACAGAATTGATTGGTATTCATCTGATTTTTGGGGCATTTTTATTAGGGGCAATTATGCCCAAGAATGAAGCTTTAGTGCGGGAATTGGCAGTTAAAACCGAAGATTTTGTCTTGATATTTCTCCTGCCAATATTTTTTGCCTACAGTGGTTTAAAGACACAGATTGGTTTACTAAATCGTCCAGAATTATGGGGTTTATGTTTGGCGGTTTTAGCTGTGGCGATCGCCGGGAAATATGTGGGAACCTATGCAGCAGCTCGTGTGAGTGGGATTAGCAAACGTGAAGCATCTGCTTTGGGTTGGTTGATGAATACGCGGGGATTAACGGAGCTGATAGTTTTAAATATTGGTTTGGAATTGGGAGTAATTTCTCCTTTACTATTCACCATGCTGGTAATTATGGCTTTGGTGACAACCTTTATGACATCTCCCCTCCTGGAATGGACATATCCCAAGAAACTGATCAAATTAGATATGGTGGAAACGGATGTGGTAGGGGATGGGGAAAACCTGTCTGATGGGGATATACATAGCAAACCTTACCGAATTTTAGTTCCCGTTGCTAACCCCGATACCCAAAAAGGTTTAGTGCAATTAGCAGCAGCGATCGCCATCAACCATACTCAACCTGCGGCAGTTAATCCCCTAAGTTTAATTGAATTGGAAGAAGACTACGCCTTTGAAAGCACCCCAGAGGAAGCCAATAGATTAATTATCCAGCGTCGTCAACAATTGGAGGAGCTGATTCAACGTCTCGAACCCCCAACAGTACGTTCCTATATCCATCCCATCATCCGGATTTCCAATAATGTTGCTAGGGAAACCTCACAAATTGCCACTTTAGAAGAAGCTGATTTAATTTTAGTAGGATGGCATCGTCCAGCTTTTAGTAATAATCGTCTAGGGGGTAGAGTTGGGCAAATTCTGACTTCCGTCTCCATAGATGTTGCAGTCTTTATTGATAAGGGAGAGGAGCGCATCGAAAGTATTCTCGTTCCCTATTCTGGCAATATCCATGATGATTTAGCCTTGATTTTGGCATTACGCTTACTGATAAATCGTGATACCTGTCGCCTAGAAATTCTCCAAGTGCTGGGTGAAAATCAGACAAATCAGGATTTGAGCCATGAGTTGGATAGTATGATGGAAAAATTACCTCAAAATGTGCGCGATCGCATCCATATCCAATCCGTCGCCTCGACAGAACCCATTCATACCGTTGTTAGTGCATCGGAAACTGTGGATTTAACCATTGCTGGTACTAGTCGCGCTTGGGGCATCGAACGTCAAACCCTCGGTAGATACACGGACGAATTAGCCATCCATTGCCGCTCTTCCCTACTCATCACCCGTCGTCATAGTCAAGTCACCTCTCACCTGACATCAATTCTCCCAGAGGTGACATCAGTGGAAGTTTAG
- a CDS encoding CRISPR-associated protein Csx3 — MTSYNIELKENLLEINFGGPASNDRIVIDAAARLEEMAKAGILRGGQLLKINGPTSIPVAFVLAHRLCHLYGAIACFDPKLGKYVICVTHNPTYNLGDLID; from the coding sequence ATGACCTCATACAACATCGAGTTAAAAGAAAACCTCTTAGAAATCAACTTTGGTGGACCTGCATCCAACGATCGCATTGTCATCGATGCTGCTGCAAGACTGGAAGAAATGGCAAAAGCTGGGATTTTACGGGGAGGACAATTACTGAAAATCAATGGTCCCACATCCATACCTGTAGCATTTGTTTTAGCCCATCGTCTGTGTCATCTTTACGGGGCGATCGCCTGTTTTGACCCCAAATTAGGAAAATACGTGATTTGTGTCACTCACAACCCTACGTATAACCTAGGGGATTTAATCGATTAA
- a CDS encoding CRISPR-associated protein, Csx3 family: MSTYHIDLDGDILQVGFGETIATGDKIVQDVVVLLDAMIASGEIPGGELIKINGRASVLVSQVLAYKLAQIYEAIAFFDPKIGDKGLDRYVVTVSNNPKYQIGDILDVNREENPSHIKVVICGFANTGKTCFREGLKQALIHIPNAPKSYVISGCPDGDGSWFSDTAKRDFELAKKLKAEYKTKFTPAFAQFKAQEFRNVKEPIFIFDVGGQISPENRIIMAEATHAVILVKEDKEISIWENFCKSLSLQVLAIVFSDYHGIKDFIESETPILKGRVHRLQRGVDVWDREIIQALAKILVSKVRG; the protein is encoded by the coding sequence ATGAGTACCTACCATATAGATTTGGATGGTGATATTTTACAAGTTGGGTTTGGGGAAACAATAGCAACGGGTGACAAAATAGTTCAGGATGTTGTGGTGTTATTGGATGCAATGATTGCATCTGGGGAAATACCAGGTGGTGAGTTAATCAAAATTAACGGACGTGCATCCGTATTAGTAAGTCAGGTTTTAGCGTATAAATTAGCGCAGATATATGAGGCGATCGCCTTTTTTGACCCCAAGATAGGTGATAAGGGTTTAGATAGATATGTTGTCACCGTTAGTAATAACCCAAAATATCAAATCGGCGATATTTTAGATGTTAACCGGGAAGAAAATCCTAGTCATATAAAAGTAGTTATTTGCGGATTTGCCAACACAGGGAAAACCTGCTTTCGTGAAGGATTAAAACAAGCATTAATACATATACCTAACGCACCCAAATCCTATGTTATTTCAGGATGTCCTGACGGGGATGGTTCCTGGTTTTCCGACACAGCAAAACGAGATTTTGAGCTAGCCAAAAAATTAAAAGCTGAATATAAAACCAAATTTACACCAGCATTTGCTCAGTTTAAAGCGCAAGAATTTAGAAACGTCAAAGAACCCATATTTATTTTTGATGTCGGAGGACAAATATCCCCAGAAAATCGCATAATTATGGCAGAAGCAACCCATGCCGTAATTTTAGTAAAAGAAGATAAGGAAATATCAATTTGGGAAAACTTTTGTAAATCTTTGAGTTTACAAGTTCTGGCGATCGTCTTTAGTGATTATCATGGTATAAAAGATTTCATCGAGTCAGAAACGCCGATTTTAAAGGGTAGAGTTCATCGTTTGCAGCGTGGCGTTGACGTTTGGGATAGGGAAATTATACAGGCTTTAGCGAAAATTTTGGTTAGCAAGGTGAGGGGATAA
- the apcA gene encoding allophycocyanin subunit alpha, which produces MSIVTKSIVNADAEARYLSPGELDRIKSFVTGGEKRLRIAQILTENRERIVKQAGDQLFQKRPDVVSPGGNAYGQEMTATCLRDLDYYLRLITYGIVSGDVTPIEEIGVVGVREMYKSLGTPIDAVAGGVTAMKGVAASLLSGEDASEAGSYFDYLVGAMS; this is translated from the coding sequence ATGAGTATCGTCACGAAGTCCATCGTGAATGCTGATGCAGAAGCTCGCTACCTAAGCCCCGGCGAACTAGATCGCATCAAGAGCTTTGTTACCGGCGGTGAAAAGCGCCTACGTATCGCTCAAATTTTGACCGAAAACCGCGAGCGGATCGTAAAACAAGCTGGCGACCAGCTGTTCCAAAAGCGTCCTGATGTAGTTTCTCCTGGCGGTAACGCTTACGGTCAAGAAATGACAGCTACCTGTCTGCGTGACCTGGATTACTACCTCCGTCTCATCACCTACGGTATTGTTTCCGGTGATGTTACCCCCATCGAAGAAATCGGCGTTGTTGGCGTACGTGAGATGTACAAGTCTCTCGGTACTCCTATCGATGCTGTTGCTGGTGGTGTAACCGCTATGAAGGGCGTTGCTGCTTCCTTGCTGTCTGGTGAAGATGCATCTGAAGCTGGTTCTTACTTCGACTACTTAGTCGGTGCTATGTCCTAG
- the apcB gene encoding allophycocyanin subunit beta produces MQDAITSVINSSDVQGKYLDNAALEKLKGYFATGELRVRAATTISANAAAIVKEAVAKSLLYSDITRPGGNMYTTRRYAACIRDLDYYLRYATYAMLAGDPSILDERVLNGLKETYNSLGVPVGATVQAIQAIKEVTASLVGADAGKEMGVYLDYICSGLS; encoded by the coding sequence ATGCAAGACGCAATTACCTCTGTAATTAATTCTTCGGACGTTCAAGGTAAATACTTGGACAACGCGGCTCTCGAAAAACTCAAAGGCTATTTCGCTACTGGTGAATTGCGCGTTCGTGCAGCTACCACCATCAGTGCTAACGCAGCTGCGATCGTTAAAGAAGCTGTAGCTAAATCTTTGTTGTACTCTGATATCACCCGTCCCGGTGGTAACATGTACACCACCCGTCGTTACGCAGCTTGTATCCGTGACTTGGATTACTACCTGCGTTATGCTACCTACGCTATGTTAGCTGGCGACCCCTCCATCCTTGACGAGCGTGTACTCAACGGTTTGAAAGAAACCTACAATTCCTTGGGTGTACCCGTTGGCGCAACAGTACAAGCTATCCAAGCTATCAAAGAAGTTACCGCTAGCTTAGTTGGTGCTGATGCTGGTAAAGAAATGGGTGTTTACTTAGACTATATCTGCTCTGGCTTAAGCTAA